The genomic window CAAAAGTAATTAAGGATAGAAATACAGATAGATCCAGGGGTTTTGGTTTTGTTGAGCTAGAGTCAGGTGGCGAAGAAGCTATTGAAGCTCTCAATGAATCAGAAGTCGAGGGAAGACAGCTTAAAGTCAACGAAGCTAGGCCCAAATAAACTTTTTTTTTGAACAAATCCTTTTAAAATAGTATTTTTGGAGGGGTGGCAGAGCTTGGTTGAATGCACCGGTCTTGAAAACCGGCAAGTCAGAAATGGCTTCGTGGGTTCGAATCCCACCCCCTCCGCCAAAAAAAAACTTTTTAATTCTTTTTATAAATCAAAAAATTTTTTTTTATAAAAACTTAGTCTAAAAAAGCGCAATTTTGCTATTGATCGATTTCATATTTAGGTTAATATAAATTCATCTACTAGAGGACGTTTTAGCAACTCGAGACGATAAAAAAGAGAATAGTAGAAAGAAGGAGAAGGGTGAAAAGCTGAAAGAAATTTCACCACATGATGGACACGGGGTAAAGTCCAACACTAGGAAGCCCGCTAGGCCCCTTCAACTTCGCTAAAAAAGAAACACCACTCAGTGGTGTTTTTTTTTATACTTACCATATGTCTATACTACTTACAGGTATTACTACCAGCGGGACTCCGCATTTGGGAAATTATGTTGGGGCAATAAAGCCATCTATCAAAGAATCTAAAAAATTTAAAGATACCTTTCTTTTTCTTGCTGACTATCATTCATTGATTAAAAATCAAGATCCAAAACTGACTTTTCAATCTTCTTTACAAATTGCCTCCGCTTGGATTGCATGTGGTATAGATCTTGATAAAGTAAATTTCTACCGACAATCAAGTATTCCTCAGATTCTCGAGTTGAATTGGATCTTGTCTTCCGTGACACCTAAAGGCATTTTAAATAGAGCACATGCTTACAAAGCAGCTGTTGATACCAACGAAAGTAACGATCCAGATAAAGGCATTAACGCGGGTTTGTTCAATTATCCGATATTAATGGCTGCGGATATATTATTATTTGATGCAAAATACGTTCCTGTAGGAAGCGATCAAAAACAACATATCGAAATGACTCGAGATATTGCTGGAAGGTTTAATAATACTTATGGAAAAACTTTTGATCTGCCAGAGCCAATTATTTCTGAAGATATTTCTCTTCTTCCAGGGTTGGATGGAAGAAAGATGAGTAAATCTTATAATAATTTTATTGAACTCTTTTCTTCTGAAAAAAAATTACAAAAATCTTTAAACCAAATTATTACAGATTCATTACTGCCTGGTGAGCCAAAGGAGACAAAAGACTCAATTCTATTTGAATACTTCAACGCTTTTCTCAGTAAACATAAAATTTATGACATAGAAAAATCATTTAAGGAAGGTGCTGGATGGGGAGACTTGAAGAAAATGCTTTTCAACATCATTAACGAAGAAATTAAACCTCTTAGAGAAAAGTTTGATGAGCTCGTCAGCAAACCAGAACTTGTCGAAGAGATATTAATTGAGGGTGAAAATAAAGCTAGAAAAAAAGCTGAAATAAAAATAACAGAAATAAGAGAAAAAATAGGAATAAAAGCTTTAAATGGATAAAAAAAAAGAGCTCTTAAAATACCCAATCAAAAATAAGTACACCTTGCTTGGTATGGAGTTTTTGAGACTCCACAATCACGGCCAATCTTTAATTATAAGAACAAAATTTTCTGATTCGTTTAAGAAACATAACTATGATTTTTTAATAGACAGTCTTTTGAAAGAGGAATTCGTAAACTTTCAGTTGACGGATTTTATGTTTGCTAGGGCTAAAGGATTCCATGGTCCTTTTTCAACGAAGAAATTAAGTAGTAAATCCTATATTAAAATTCAATCAAACGATTTTTTGTCTTTTGTGACAGAAATCGTAACTTCTGAGAGACAACAAACCCCAAATATTTCAAAAGACATATATGAAAAATTAGAATCTTTTTTATCAATAATTTTACAA from SAR86 cluster bacterium includes these protein-coding regions:
- the trpS gene encoding tryptophan--tRNA ligase: MSILLTGITTSGTPHLGNYVGAIKPSIKESKKFKDTFLFLADYHSLIKNQDPKLTFQSSLQIASAWIACGIDLDKVNFYRQSSIPQILELNWILSSVTPKGILNRAHAYKAAVDTNESNDPDKGINAGLFNYPILMAADILLFDAKYVPVGSDQKQHIEMTRDIAGRFNNTYGKTFDLPEPIISEDISLLPGLDGRKMSKSYNNFIELFSSEKKLQKSLNQIITDSLLPGEPKETKDSILFEYFNAFLSKHKIYDIEKSFKEGAGWGDLKKMLFNIINEEIKPLREKFDELVSKPELVEEILIEGENKARKKAEIKITEIREKIGIKALNG
- a CDS encoding RNA-binding protein, translated to MKLYVGNLPWSIGDQELEDLFSDYSVVSAKVIKDRNTDRSRGFGFVELESGGEEAIEALNESEVEGRQLKVNEARPK